GTTAATCGGGGCTTTATTTTTAGCATGTCCAATCTCTAATACTTAAAATAACTTTGGAAGCTTTAGAGACAGAAGTCTAGTATCTGGTTTCTCCGctgatccatcacatcaatagttaCTATAAAGGAAGAACTAGTAAGGTTCATTTATCTTTGGAGGACAAGCTGTCTAAATCAGGTATCTCATTTCTCAGTGACTTTTATGGCATCTTTATCTTAATATCCTTGAGCAGTTTCCTTTTCTCAAAGATGAattaggaaataaaagaaacctccAAGGAAAGAATGGTAGAAAGCTATCAACAATGATATCAGAGACTCTCCGCTTTGGAACCTGCCTACTCATATAGGAAATGTTCCTAATAGGAACCATTCTGACAAAAACATTTGAGTGCCTCTACATCAGTACTGTATTACATGAGCTAAAGCACAGCTCAGAACCTGGTTTCATGCCTTGTTCCTCTTAAGATGAGGCAAATGCTATTCTTAAGGATTATATACCACCATTCATTGGATATTAACAAATGCTTTATTTTGTCCTGGTGATGTAGCTGTGTGGTAGAgtctttgcctggcatgtgtgaagcccccAGATCCCCAGCATCACTGTTACTGCTACTATCCATAGTGTAGTCATACAAAACTGCCACATGTTCTTATCTATTTGAAAAGTCTTGGGTTAAGATCTGGAGAATTTTCATAAGCAAATTCTTCTCTGTGGGCTGGATCAGCAAACACACCAATAAAATCTATTTCCAGAAAGAATGGACCATCCACTTTATCAGCCAACGTGAATCCTATAGTGGAGATCTAAATTTAAAATAAGAGAAATTGATTAAAATCTCATATGCTGACATGCTGATGTTATTCCTGAAGTTTTTAAATCCCATGAGCTGATTACTATAACTGGGTCTTTGTACCATCAGCCCTTAGCAAGTATACAATAgttttcacagactgtggaaaattatAAGGGGAAGTACAAGAGACTGCTTTTCTTTTCACATTTCTCTTCCTGTTAGATGGTTCCACTTAAGACTTAGAGCAACATGGATGCCCAATGTAGATTCCTTGAAGTTCTTCCAAACTTGTATTTAAAAGTTAAAATACAAACATAGAAAGAAAGAAGATCATACCAACATTCTTCCAAATAGGGGCTCAGCTCACAGATATGTCCAGATTGGTATTTAATTGAACCTAACAGGTGCCTCTGAGTAGGAATTTTTATCTTTCATCTGCCAGCCATCCAAATTGGACTGAAGTCATGATCACAAGAGTTCTGTTTCATTAACGACATCATTCTGAATGAGAAGTATAGGAAAATGTTACCTTGTCAAGCAAAAGCTGGTACTGGGCATCCCGGATTCTTCCTTGATTTGagaagaaaaatttggaaaaAGGAATCTGAAAGAAGAAACCATTTATTTCATAAATGGAACATAAGTAATTGTGGCATCTATATGGAGGTGCAACAGTaagaaaatagtttaaatttaatttttaaattattatatacAGTTATGAGGAGTAGCCAGCCACTTGGATCAAAGGTgatcatttttttaaactattatttgcagtgctggtgtgttGAATGCAGGGTCTCTCtcttaggcaagcactccacctctGAATTATAATCCTAGTCCaaaggcagaattttttttttaaataactgctagaagaaaatagtGAAAACTTTCTAAGCCAGAAGTCCAAAAGAGTACAAATTAAAATTCTGAGAGCAAAAGACAAAGGATAAACTAGGAAATAATACTGTAACATTTAAGAACAAGAGTGTAATATCCtaaacacagcttttacaaatatCTTAAAAAAGATTACATAAACAAGTGGAAAAACACAGATGGGGAGAAATAAGCACACATTTTTACAATTAGTAGGAGGGCGACTTAGTACTACTATTTGAGAGGGCAGCTGGCAATTGTGATAGGAAGTTTCAAATCAGTTCATCTTAATATAGGGAGATTATTCTTTGCAGATTTGACAATCATTCGAACCCATAAAAGGGAATAGTGAAACAAATTAGCATGAGAAACAATGGTAGGGAGATTCTCcattgctggctttgaagatcGTGATAGGAACTTAGATGCTTCTGCAAGGAATGCCAGCAGCATCTAAGAGCTGGGAGCAGCCCCCCCTTGAGAGCAAGAAAAAACTTGCTGTCTACAATCATAAGGAACTTAATTTGGCTAAGAACCAGAATGACCTCTACAAAGTGCATTCTGCCTTCAAGCTACAGAAAGAAACAGCCCTGCTGACTGACACCTTCATTTCAGCCTTATAAGAACTGAGCATGGGTCAAATgtggcctgtaatctcagcactcaggaagttgaggctgaaggataacaagttcaaggccagcctgagcaactatcacaaaataaaaaataaagggctgtgGATAGTTCAGTGATATAGTGCCCTTGGGTACAATCCccaatttgaaaaaaagaaaaaaaatagaactaagGATGCAACACAGTCATACATATTCCAATTTATGACCTACTGAACTATAAATTAATGAGTGTGTTGTTTTAATCTTCTACATTTATAATTTGTTATGTAGTATCAGAAAACTAATTCAATGACATCTAGCAAATTTTGAAATGCCATAACTTTGCCATATCAACTTCACTTTCAGGAATTTATATTACAAATAAGCTCCAAGAAATACATAAAGGTATAGTTTTTTCCtaatagtaacaacaacaacaacagcaaagctAAATTATGGTATAGCCATACAATTGAATATATGGGctattgaaaaaatgaagtagaccTATATAGGATACAATTGCTTCACTGTAATATGAAGACCTCTGTGATGTCTCATGAGTAAGAAACCAAGATACAGACAAAATCTggactggggtatagctcagtgttatAACATGTGCTTAGCAGcatgagggcctgggttcaaattctaacacaaaagaaagaaaaagaaagggataAAATCTATAATATAAGcttggtttttttggtttttttcttaaagGCCTTATGATGTAGGGGTATAGATCAGTAGTAATGTGTACGCCTATTATGTATGAAATTctggtgggttcaatccccagcaccaccaaaaaaaaaaaaaaaaaaaattataagtaaataTTGAGATCTAAAAACTTGCATGCTAAAAAGTTTAAGGATGAGATGTACTGATATTGACAAAAGATGGATTGAGAAATGAGTAGTAGGAAGAatgggtaaataaaataaagtgatgAAACAAACACagccaaatattttttgaaaaatccaGGTGGTACATGGTAGCTATATGGATACTCACTGCAATTTTTTATGTATGTTTGAATATTGTCATTAAAAATGTTAaggaaaataacaaaattattcatatacaaatatgtgtatgttttactttttgttgttcttgttgttggtacatctccagtcctttatatttgtttttgtttttaatatttttgagataggatctcactaagttgcccaggctaatctcaaacttggcaatcctcctacctcatcctCCCGAgtgtctgggattataggcatgtgctaccatgctcaGCTTGTTTTTCTTTAGGGAGTTTAGTTTGTCTGTctgtttttgtactggagattgaacctagggatgctttatccctgagctacatcctcagtcctttttattttttattttgagacaggatctcactaagttactaaggGTCCTGATAAATTGGTAagtctagctttgaacttgtgatcaattCAGGCAAGGTGACACTTGCCTATaactcccagcaacttgggaggctgaggcaggaggatcacaagtttgaggccagcttcagcaacttagcaagaccctgtgtcaaaataaaaataaaaagggttagggatttagCTCTTGGTAAAGCaatcctgggttcaattacccagatagaaaaaaaaaaaaagtatttgccaATTAGTAAACTAAAGAGTGATTTATGTAAGTCTCTTTCCTCTTGCTTCTACCCACTTCATCCCAACGTTCCAAGAAGGATTAGCTACAATGTAACCACAATCTCAAAAGACCTAATTTTCATAAACAGTAAAGACTTATGCTGTTACCTTGACTTCCTGCCAGTAGGGCCCTCCACGGGTAAACATGAAGTAACTGTACATCTGATTTTTCCTTTGGATAAAGTCTGTGTCCTCTTTGATATTCACCATCCAAGGTCGGCCATCCCCACGGATACGGAGATACAGAGTGTTGAACTGGGACCAATCATAAGACTTCTTCTTCTCAAAAGCACCCTAAAGTACAGAAGACATGTTAACTTGACCACATTCTCCACTATTAGCAAAATGTGAGCCATCACCAAGTCAGTAACACCAAAAGGATCCACTAacaatttttcatctttttatacTTTGCACCACAAAAAGATAAATCTGGCAATTATTATTTTAGCACAAAATACTGACATAGTTGTTTCTAAGGTAATTATGTTCAAGACATGATTGGCATGTAATTGTTTCCATGGGATAAGCATTCACTTTGTGTTTGCGAATGGAAAGGAATGAAAGTTTTTTCCTTAATTCCTTGGAGCAATGGCTTGAGTGGCACATTTTATGACAACTGCCTTGCCCTATGTCAGAAAATTGGGGAAAACAGAGCTCAAGCTTTAAAGGTGATAATAACAAGAAATACCAgtaactggggctggggttgtggctcagtggcagagtgcttgcctagcatgtgtgaggcactgggttctattcttagcaccacatatgaataaataaattaaaggtccattgacaattagaaaaattaaaaaaaaaaaaatactaataacTATCAGCCACTGAATACTTACATTAAGTACTTACCTGCATACtcacatttaatcctcacaagggCCCTAAGATAGGAATTACTATTTTACCAATTTCACATATTAATTGAGCACTCAGCTAATAAGCAGTATATCCAGCACACACTTCAAAATCTGCATGCTTAACAACCATCTATACTTTCTTCAAAAATggaattcaggggctggggatgtggctcaagcggtagcgcgctcgcctggcatgcgtgcggccggggtttgatcctcagcaccacatacaaacaaagatgttgtgtctgctgagaactgaaaaataaatattaaaaaatttttttaaaaaatggaattcagatgggctggggttgtggctcagcggcagagcgctcacctggcacatgtgaggccctgggttcgatcctcagcaccacataaaaataaataatgtgaccaactaaaattaaaaaaaaaaaatggaattcagAGCCAGGCGCACAtgtctgtaataccagtggcatgggaggctgagtcaggaggattgtgaattcaaagccagcctcagcaatggtgaggcatttagcaactcagcgagaccctgtctcttaaaaaaatacaaaatatggctggggaggtggcttagtggttgagttcctctgggtttaatcactggggctggggttgtggctcagccacaacaaatagaacccagtgcctcacacatgctaggcaagcactctaccaaaaaaaaaaaaagtcaaaggaaCATGAGTCAACCTGAAAGAACAATACCAAAGCTGGGACTATCTGAGCAACACAGTAATAGCATAGCATTAGATTTCAATCCCAAATGTGGTTCCCTGCTAAATGACTGAAAGAATAAAGTGGGAAGAAGAGAAGAATCAAATTTTCCTTACTGAagaattccaaataatttctgTAGACACTACTCTCTCCAAAAAAAGGTTAGTCCTACTACCCACATCATGAATATGGAAtgcagttagaaaaaaaaaaaaagcaacattaCAGGGGAAATGGTGTGGGGGGGTGGTTACTGAAGATGGAACCTGGGGCAATTTACCACTGCTACAaactcagccctttttaatatttttgagacagggtctcaaagttgtttagggccttactaCATTGCTGACACTAGCCTTGAACTTTTTTTAGGAgggggtactagagattgaacccaaggccgcttaaccactaagccacacccccagcccttttttgtattttatttagagacagggtcttgctgagttgcttagggacttgctaagtcactgaggttggctttgaactcgattctcctgcttcaacatcctgagtcactggtattacagacatgtgccatcatgcctggcttggccttgaatttcttcttttttttttttttttttttggtactggggattaaacctaggggcactcaaccactgagccacatccccactgcctattttgtatttttttaagagacagggtctcactgagctgcttagcaccttatgttgcagaggctggctttgaactcctgatcctccttctTCCCAAATCACTGGGGTTACGTAATAGGTGTGAACCACTGGTGaccttgaactttttttttttttttaatggacagaatacctttattttatttattttttaatttatttttatgcggtgctgaggcttgatcccagtgcctcacacatgccagacaggcgctctgccactgagccacaacctcagccatggccttgaacttttgatcctactGTCTtaacctcctgaactgctgggattacaggcatgtgccaccatacctggctaatTCTATGGTATTCTTAAAAACCCAGAACCTCAGTCTAACCAGGAGGAAAATCATCAGAAAGGGCTATTCCACAAAAACATCTGATCAGAACAGGTATTATTTTCCCCATGAAAAATAGCACCCCCgtagtctcagctactcaggaggctgaagtaggaatcACTTGAACCTAGGAGTTCAAGATCACCCTGGGCAACAGAGTAAAACCTCATCTCAAAAAATATcccaaagggctggaaatgtaactcagtggtagagcacttgcctagtatcatGTAAaaagccctggttcaatccccaggaccagaaaaagagagagagagagagacagagagacacagACACAAACTGTCACAGACCACAcaaaagagaatatataaaaattcaACTCATGTAATGTACCATCCTGGTACAGATAAAGGATATTATTTGAAAAGGTAGTGAAACCCAAATAAAGTCTGAAACTTAGTTGGTAACAAACTAATGTGAGTTTCTTTTTCATGACAAATGTTGAACAGTAAGATGACGTCGAAAGGAGAAGGTGGATAAGGAGTGGATGGGAACTCTGTGGTACTATCTTTGCAATTAGTTTTTCtataaacctaaaaatacaactattttaaaataaaaagtctactaaaactgggcacagtggtacacgtctgtaatcccagcaacttggggggCTGACACAAAGAGGACCAaaagtttgaggctggcctcaataaTTTAGTGATACcataagcatcttagtgagaccctatctcaaaataaaaaataaaaagggctatggaTGTGGTTCAGTCGTAAAGTacgtctgggttcaatccctaatatatataaaaaaaaaaagtctactaaTAAAAAAGTTAGAGTggaaggaggagagggaaggggagttaGGGAGTGacactggccaaattatattgttatattgtgtacatgtatgaatactttttttttttttttttttagtggtgctgtggattgaacccagggccttgtacatgcaaggcaagcactctaccaactgagctatatccccagcccctgtatgaatatttaataacaaatgtcatcattatgtacaactataatgcaccaataaaaaaaaaaaaaaaggtggggaaaATAAAAAGGCAGGCGTGATGGCACAcacgtgtaatcccagcaactcagggggctgagacaagaggattccaggtttgagatCTGCCTCAGCAAGAAGActtggactggagatgtagctcagtggcagatcacTCACCTTGCAtgcatggggccctgggttcaatctccaacacaaaaacaaaacaaactagccaggcgcagtggtacactcctgtactcccagcagcttgggaggctgaagcacgaggatcacgggttcaaagccagtctcagcaaaagtgagtcactaagcaactcagtgagaccctatctctaaagaaaatacaaaataggaatggGGTTGGGGTTTAGTGGtttagtgctcctgagttcaatccctggtaccaaaaagcaaaacaaaacaaacttagcaagatcctgtctcaaaatttaaaaaagtaaaaaggattgggagtgtagctcagtggtagagtacccctcagttcaatccccagtgctgcaaaaaaaaaaaaaaaaaaagccacagtcTGACCTTATGTCCGTTCTAAGGGACCCCCTGGCCACTAATGGAGTTATGGTCCAAGTCAGAAATACAAACCTCCTCAGATATCTTTCAAATGTCTAACCTCAGTATTCCTCAAACAGCAATATTCTTCCCTGGCTTAAAACAATGCCCAGAAATGACTCCTCAGAAATCACTTCCCCCTTGTGCCAAGTACTTATTTATCCCTATATACAGATGAGATGCCCACATATAACATGCCAGGTATGTTCATTTACAGAAACAAAATCTGTTGTCATAGGTCATGCTATAATAATGTTCACACCAGCTCACTAGAAAACTTTGACTCTCAAGTCTCACATACCCTTGGAATCCTGGATATCATTGCACAGTACCCACTTTGGCTACTCTCCCCATCCTGAGGTGGCTCAGAGCTCAGAGTTCCATAGAGCAGTGCACTTTGATTATTCTTGCCCATTTTCAAGAACACTTCACTTCTGCCTCCAATCGTCTTATCAGAAGTGACTATCCACTTATCCAAATCTTCTTTTCCACGGAACTGCCAGACAACCTTGGCTTGTTCCAGCAAGACATCATGCAATGGGCGGCCTTCTGGTCCCACCCAGTGATTCATGATTTCATCCTTCAAACGTCTAAAATGGTCCTTTAATTCATCTTTAATTGCTTTATCAAAATTCATTTCAGGCTTCTCTTCAGGAGAAGTTATATCCAAAGCAACTTCTTTCTGGTGATGTCTTTGAACACCCTCTTCAGTCCTCCTCTCCTGGGAGGCTCTGCCAGAAGCAGCCACTGGTTTCTGAAGACTATTGGAACAATAGTTTGCAAAGTAAATACCCCAA
This region of Callospermophilus lateralis isolate mCalLat2 chromosome 3, mCalLat2.hap1, whole genome shotgun sequence genomic DNA includes:
- the Ndufaf1 gene encoding complex I intermediate-associated protein 30, mitochondrial yields the protein MALVHKFLNGTCILRNYLKPSAALHSFWGIYFANYCSNSLQKPVAASGRASQERRTEEGVQRHHQKEVALDITSPEEKPEMNFDKAIKDELKDHFRRLKDEIMNHWVGPEGRPLHDVLLEQAKVVWQFRGKEDLDKWIVTSDKTIGGRSEVFLKMGKNNQSALLYGTLSSEPPQDGESSQSGYCAMISRIPRGAFEKKKSYDWSQFNTLYLRIRGDGRPWMVNIKEDTDFIQRKNQMYSYFMFTRGGPYWQEVKIPFSKFFFSNQGRIRDAQYQLLLDKISTIGFTLADKVDGPFFLEIDFIGVFADPAHREEFAYENSPDLNPRLFK